The genomic region TCCACGCCCCCGCGCGGGGGGCGACATTAACGATATCGGTATATCCCTGAGAATCCGAGTTTCAATCCACGCCCCCGCGCGGGGGGCGACTCCGGTGGGAGCGCGAACACCTAGACGAACTCAAGTTTCAATCCACGCCCCCGCGCGGGGGGCGACTCAGGGGCCTCACCTCTTTGTCGCGCAATTCCGTTTCAATCCACGCCCCCGCGCGGGGGGCGACCGTTTTCGAAGTTCTATTCGTCAAGTGGTCTCAGGTTTCAATCCACGCCCCCGCGCGGGGGGCGACTAAATAGCGAAAGAAAGCGGGACGACTGGCAAGTGTTTCAATCCACGCCCCCGCGCGGGGGGCGACTTGGGCTTGAAGCAAGTCCCCGTCACCAAGATGGTTTCAATCCACGCCCCCGCGCGGGNNNNNNNNNNNNGCGCGGGGGGCGACCTATGAAGCCCGTTGAACTATGCGGTAGAGCGAGTTTCAATCCACGCCCCCGCGCGGGGGGCGACTTGAAATTAGCAAATGATGCGTCGCAATGAGTAGTTTCAATCCACGCCCCCGCGCGGGGGGCGACGGGGATGCTACAGATAAGAGCAGTGTTGCAGAATGTTTCAATCCACGCCCCCGCGCGGGGGGCGACTTCATTTCTACAACCTCTTTAAATAACTAAGCTAATTTGTGCTTAACCGCGAATCTATCTCGTAAACGAGATTCCCGCTTCCGTGGAAATGACCCTTCTTGCAAATTCATCAAATAATTCATACCTCTTTAAAGACCGCGAACGTACTCCAGGAACATCGTCCACTTAACGTTCGCGCTGTCCATCAGACTATCATCGGCGCCTCAAAATCTACAGCTTTTTTCGCTCCAACATGTTCCACGCGCCTCCTCCAGTTGGACCCTAAATAATAATATCTCAAGCTGTCCTTATCGGCGTCTATGGCCTTTTCAAGCCTTGCCTTCAATTTTGCCCATTGCGCGGGATCAACGTTGCATTCGAATACTGAATATTGAACGCGTTGCCCATAATTGATGCACTCTTTGGCAACACGCCGCAACCTCTTCTGGCCTCCTTCGCTCGAGGTCATCACATCGTAACTTACAAGAACCAGCATAGAAAACCTCACTATCTCCAAAAAAACACCGGATACCCGTCAATATCCCCGCGCAAAAAACGCGCAAGCAACAGCGCCTGAATATGAAAGAGCATCCCGATCTGGACATTTTCCTTCAGGTAAGGATGAAACATCTCTTCTTGTTTGCGTTTTTGATACGCGACCAAAAGTTCCTTGCGGGTATCATCGCTCATCAGCACAGCGCCGGTTTCCGATCTCTTAAAACCTTTTGCAGTCACCTGCGATCTGTTGATCAATGACAACACCATGCGGTCGGCAAAGAACGGTCTGAATTCCTCCATTATATCCAAAGCAAGACTGGCCCTCCCAGGCCTGTCGCGGTGCAGAAACCCAACGTATGAATCAAGCCCCACGGACTCCAAGGCCGACCTTACATCGTGCATAAGAATAGTGTAGATAAAGGAGAGCAGACAATTGACATTGTCCACCGGCGGCCTGCGATTTCTATCTTCGAACTTAAAATCATCTTTTTGGGCAACTATCAAATGATCGAACACGTTAAAATAGACCCGCGCGGAATCCCCCTCAACTCCACGCAGAAGATCGAGCTCGCGAACATTGCCAATGCCATCGATGTTCGTCCCGAGCCGTCTCACTGCAATTTCAATATCAGAAACATTTATCTTGTCCGAATGATCGCGCAGTGACCTCTGCAAAACTGTCCGCGCATTGCATACCTTGCCGGCAATTATATTTCGCGCGATATCAGCGCAAAAACCAAGGTCGTCCGCGCGTCTGTATTGTTCCCTGCGAAGCAGGACATTTCCGTTGGTTTTGCCATGAACACGCGCCAGAAACCTTCCGTATTCAGTCAAAAAACCAACACCGATATTATTCTCAGCGCACGCTCCCATTAAAAATGGGCTCATGCTAACATTTCCAAAACAGATAATTCCGTTCAAAGTATGCAAAGGCACCTGCAACCGCGTTTCCCTTTCGACGGACACAACCACTGTTTCGCCTTCTTTTGAAAGATAGGCGCCCTGCGTGGTCACAAACAGAGTGTTAAGAAGTTTTTTCATCAATATAGTCTCTGATCGATACCTGTTTCTCTGAAATTTTGGGCAAACAGAGCTCTATAAGAGAACAGGACTCACATTTTTTGCTATAGGAAGCCTTTGGGGTAACCCCTGCCTTGATAAAGGCATGAAGCCTGTGAGCGGTTTCTTCCGTTTCCTTACGGAGCTCCGTGGTGAATGCGACATCCAGCCTTCTTCGCGTTTTTCCGTAGAATATCGCGCCCGCCGGGATATTCACATTCAGCATCTCTTCAAGGCATATCGCCTGCCCGCAAAGTTGGACGCTATCACAATTGTTCTCCTTCGGCTTGCCGTGCTTGTATTCAACCGGAAAGGGCAGCCATTTACCGTCAGGCGACCTGTAGAATTCAATAACATCCGCCTTGCCGATCAATCCCAGCGCTGATGAACGAAGCGGCATTCCGCGCTCGATACGCATGTCTCCTTTGGTTTCAAACTGCTCTTCGTGCGCATTTTTATGCATAATGCCGCCCTCGGCGGTTAACGCATTTTCTTCCCATATCTGCTCGATATAGGAGAGAGCGCACTGCCTCGGGCAGAATACAAAGTGTTGCAACGCCGAGAGTTGTATAAAGTCGTCTTCGGAGTACATATTAAATTATACTTTTATGGTCGTAACCAACTCCTTTACCGGCTCGTTCTTATACATGATACCATAGTCGGAAAAACTACGCGCCGGCTTCTCCGTGATCTTACGATGCGTCACGCGTTCAAAAAGATCGGTGGCGTTGGCATTTCCAAGCGCCGTATTGTGCTCGAAAATGATCAACGAACGCATTGTCATAAGACCCCGTGCGGCCGAACGATCGTGATCGAACATTTTTTGAATGGCTTCCCAGAATAGGTCGAGGTCTTCCTTCGAAAAACCGGTCTGGGCGGCAAGATGGGCGGAAACAAAACCGTGAACACGATAAAGGCCGTATGGTATCGTGAATTTGCGGCCCATTGTGCGATTGTCCCCGCTCTGTTTTTCGGCCTCTGCTTCGGTAGCAACCGCCATGCGTGTAATACTGTGCTCAAGCGCTACAACCGGGTCGACAGAACGGGCAAATGTCAGCTGAATAGGACCGCGAACCTGACCGGCATTTTTACCTGTGCTCATTACTGCCCCAAAGGTTCTTATATCATAATAGTTGTCGCACATCCATTTTCTGGCGGCTTCAGTCTTATCTCCCTTTTCCTTGTTCTTCACATTCTCTTGTTCATGTGATTCGTCAATTAGCAAATTCAGGACAGCCTTTTCCTTAACAAAAATATCGAAAGGTCTTTCGGCTTTCTTAACGATCTGAACATAATTCCGCACCTTCCGCTTTAAGCACACATCGGTAACCAACCCCATTCCTGTTTCGGCATCAACGCGGGGCAAATTGCCGGCATCGGGATCGCCGTTGGGGTTACCGTCCTGCACATCGAAGTACATCACGAAATCATAGCGCCTGTCGATAGGTGTCCTGTTTTGCATATTTTTCTCCTTGTTATTTGGTTCATGGCCAGTTCGGGGTCTTCAATCTCTTTCACACGCTCATAGCCCACTTTAGCCAGCCAACGTTTAAAAGGCTCCGCTTTAGGAGAAGGGATCGACTGGATTATGCGGAGCATCCCTTCGGTATTGGAGCAGTCGGTTTCGCGCATCTTTCCATCTGGGGCCTTTAATTTCAACCCGTGACAAAATGTCACGACTTCACTTCCCTCGTCTTTCAGTCTTTGTTTCAATTTCCGCCAATACGCCCCGGCATCTGAGCTATCGGTAAGCACTTCGCACACATCTATGACTGAAAAACACCATTCATTATTATAAATAAGTCTTCTGATTCGATGACCTTTGAATATCGCTATTTTATTGGTCATAATACCTCCGTACTCTCTTTTTTCTTAAAGAAATCCTGACGCTGGTGATAATAGCCAATGGCAAACCGGGCCTGTTCATCAAGTGTAAGATTAGCGGGCCATTCGTTACCCATTCCATCCACTATCTCGCCAATCTCTTTCTCCATATTAACTTTTCTACCCGGGTTGAGCTTGGCAAGGTGGTGGTTCTTCAACTTCAACAACCGGGGGAATACGCTTGTTGGAGTTGATGATGCCGCACCATAAAAGCGATCTCTTATGGTGGCACTCACCTGACCGGCTTCTTCTTGTATCTTCTCGAGAACCGCGAACAATCGGCCCAGCCTGTAGGCGGTGTTCTCATTACTCCTATCGAGTGACATAGTGACCTCTCTTTCTTGCTTGTTATGGAATCTATTGAAACGATTTATGTAAGCCTTGAGTATCGCCGCCCTTACCCTGTTCACATGACGTTCTGCCCGAATACGCCGCATGCATTGTTGCATTAACGTGGCTGGATACGGCGAACCATCAAGAATGCTCTCAACCACCTTCCCTGCAAGATTCGGCGGAACGTTATCCATCTTGTTCTCAAATGCCGTAGAACTTAATATTTGATAGAGCGATAAATATTCGGGATCTTTCGGTGAGCGGTCTATTTCAAAATCATCAACGTGGTGTTTGATCTTCTCGGCAAAATCTTTAATGGTGCCGGTCCTCCAAAATCTAACCGAAATTCTTGCGGCATTAGGAGCTAGCCCGAGAACATAGAACCTGTTACCTTCGTTCAAAGGCAGCCTACCGGTTTTGAAGGCCTCATAAAGGCCTTTAACCGCCCTGATACCGCGGTCGGGATCGTCCTTATCATTCCTAAAAAACCATGTAAATTCACTTTCAAGATCATATTTCGTCTTATCTTCATCCGACTTTTGGGACCAGAATATTATTGTTGAGTCACTAACGCGCACCTGATTTTCTTGCGATCTTGTAAGATATTTTAGGGCCGTAGAATAGGAAGATTCGGCTTCCCTTGAGATTGGAGCGTTGAATGCCTGTTCCTTGCCGTATGAATCAAACCCCTTACCCTTTTGAAACGCCACTATTTTAGCGTTACTTCGCGAACCAATAATTGGCGTAGGCGTATGCAGGCGGGCAATATTACCCTTTAAACCGGTGATCAAACACTTTGCTTCGTAGGTCGTATTTGCACCATTATCTTCGTCTTCATCACCATCTACATTGTTAGGTTCATCATTTTTTAAAGTTTGGTACTTTTTAACAGACTCTCTTTGAGGAATAAGCTTATCTTCACCATCAAGTTTGAAAGTAAGATTGCACCCCGGGATGCCCGAACATTCAGGCCATCTGTCATGTTCTTTGACCTTTTCCCATTCTCCGCTTTCATAAAATCGTGAAATGGCCTTAATGCCGTCGTCGCTGCTGACTTCAGCGGGCAAGGATTTAAGCATATCTAAAAAAGAGGACATTTGTTTTCTTGCCGAGTCAACCGATCTAGTTTTATCGTCCTTTGGATGGGCAAAAAGGTAGCCATAATGGTCCCAAAGAAAGTTCGGTTGAATTTTGATCGTTCGGATAACGGACTTCGGCAAAAGAAAAGGTTTGCCACGCCTGCCTTCTCTTAGATCCAGCAGATCAAGAAATTTACCGCCACGATCTATGACAACCAAAAATTTAATTTCCTGTTCCTGAAACCCTGCTGGAGGAAGCTTGTCCTTGTTTCTCTCATAATACTCATACAACGCTTGGAGTATCATTTTTTCACCTCCTCACTATCAATGGGCGGAATAACAACAACGCCCTTTTCAAGCCTTGCCCTGAAAAACATGGGCCTTGGATCTTTCACGTCCGAAAAATCCATGTCGTAAAGCATGAAGCCCAAGTCCCTTGTTTCATCTATGGGTTTTGGCAACTCTTTTGCCGCATCTTCTATAAACCTAAAGTTGCATGAAAACTCGCGGCA from Deltaproteobacteria bacterium CG11_big_fil_rev_8_21_14_0_20_49_13 harbors:
- the cas2 gene encoding CRISPR-associated endonuclease Cas2, translated to MLVLVSYDVMTSSEGGQKRLRRVAKECINYGQRVQYSVFECNVDPAQWAKLKARLEKAIDADKDSLRYYYLGSNWRRRVEHVGAKKAVDFEAPMIV
- a CDS encoding subtype I-C CRISPR-associated endonuclease Cas1, which encodes MKKLLNTLFVTTQGAYLSKEGETVVVSVERETRLQVPLHTLNGIICFGNVSMSPFLMGACAENNIGVGFLTEYGRFLARVHGKTNGNVLLRREQYRRADDLGFCADIARNIIAGKVCNARTVLQRSLRDHSDKINVSDIEIAVRRLGTNIDGIGNVRELDLLRGVEGDSARVYFNVFDHLIVAQKDDFKFEDRNRRPPVDNVNCLLSFIYTILMHDVRSALESVGLDSYVGFLHRDRPGRASLALDIMEEFRPFFADRMVLSLINRSQVTAKGFKRSETGAVLMSDDTRKELLVAYQKRKQEEMFHPYLKENVQIGMLFHIQALLLARFLRGDIDGYPVFFWR
- the cas4 gene encoding CRISPR-associated protein Cas4 yields the protein MYSEDDFIQLSALQHFVFCPRQCALSYIEQIWEENALTAEGGIMHKNAHEEQFETKGDMRIERGMPLRSSALGLIGKADVIEFYRSPDGKWLPFPVEYKHGKPKENNCDSVQLCGQAICLEEMLNVNIPAGAIFYGKTRRRLDVAFTTELRKETEETAHRLHAFIKAGVTPKASYSKKCESCSLIELCLPKISEKQVSIRDYIDEKTS
- the cas7c gene encoding type I-C CRISPR-associated protein Cas7/Csd2, producing the protein MQNRTPIDRRYDFVMYFDVQDGNPNGDPDAGNLPRVDAETGMGLVTDVCLKRKVRNYVQIVKKAERPFDIFVKEKAVLNLLIDESHEQENVKNKEKGDKTEAARKWMCDNYYDIRTFGAVMSTGKNAGQVRGPIQLTFARSVDPVVALEHSITRMAVATEAEAEKQSGDNRTMGRKFTIPYGLYRVHGFVSAHLAAQTGFSKEDLDLFWEAIQKMFDHDRSAARGLMTMRSLIIFEHNTALGNANATDLFERVTHRKITEKPARSFSDYGIMYKNEPVKELVTTIKV
- the cas8c gene encoding type I-C CRISPR-associated protein Cas8c/Csd1; the protein is MILQALYEYYERNKDKLPPAGFQEQEIKFLVVIDRGGKFLDLLDLREGRRGKPFLLPKSVIRTIKIQPNFLWDHYGYLFAHPKDDKTRSVDSARKQMSSFLDMLKSLPAEVSSDDGIKAISRFYESGEWEKVKEHDRWPECSGIPGCNLTFKLDGEDKLIPQRESVKKYQTLKNDEPNNVDGDEDEDNGANTTYEAKCLITGLKGNIARLHTPTPIIGSRSNAKIVAFQKGKGFDSYGKEQAFNAPISREAESSYSTALKYLTRSQENQVRVSDSTIIFWSQKSDEDKTKYDLESEFTWFFRNDKDDPDRGIRAVKGLYEAFKTGRLPLNEGNRFYVLGLAPNAARISVRFWRTGTIKDFAEKIKHHVDDFEIDRSPKDPEYLSLYQILSSTAFENKMDNVPPNLAGKVVESILDGSPYPATLMQQCMRRIRAERHVNRVRAAILKAYINRFNRFHNKQEREVTMSLDRSNENTAYRLGRLFAVLEKIQEEAGQVSATIRDRFYGAASSTPTSVFPRLLKLKNHHLAKLNPGRKVNMEKEIGEIVDGMGNEWPANLTLDEQARFAIGYYHQRQDFFKKKESTEVL